The Streptomyces sp. NL15-2K genome contains a region encoding:
- a CDS encoding zinc ribbon domain-containing protein, with the protein MRRKVELGEGQAARVACASASAFRGLDTVTGEVLGADVLAGRVGWLTALVESMCTSVTGTRWNRPDLAQLACGRDRSGQRLPSNAWMALRMLGWAATVPEGLYVPDRVRRVAEEQAGRALRSAWWRTQITDAVLATWPTGPDADPMRRTAGEWEALRAACPDGQGVAASILRARTRQVAAFHTTHGRLPAGLCELEAAPGGGRQVVLAAADKQLATLARCEDDPARYAVLTVRLPVRPDPRTRGDWHSVVIRFRLPPTIPVTAALHAPTLRLRGGRLRLDVAHTTAVPTTRRDGHVRAVAFDYGLNTLLTGGTLTLAGGTQPTVHTNGQPVFFRPDGVLAKADRLRVLAEQLWAKAAHLRSLTDGHTASGLRPDPLTTAKLAVLRTEHARVSKRRTRLNEQLARAAAHFMVGHARAARASVIYLEDLRDMEARGKGRTLNTRLSSSVRGQIVTHTRHQAAKYGITVVIVPARGTSRYCPRCLSAFRHRAAPDRTTPGWKWASCPNTACGYSTDRDVAAWQRIGARGLQHQHTTVLDRASGTYVIRRTAPELDQPVRHTTHPRPAPESGPQHTAADRTKAGPTRNRPVPRQRRRAPAPPTTPAAQTAAAGPSGKRPAGRTPQSPTHRTQRRGRRQAPHTMSTPTRHQPHGARLGAGFHLHTHATPVTRRIQPGAQPRSLFHRDRAENPAPPRKT; encoded by the coding sequence GTGCGGCGGAAGGTCGAGCTGGGTGAGGGGCAGGCGGCGCGGGTGGCGTGCGCGTCGGCGTCCGCGTTCCGCGGCCTGGACACCGTCACCGGTGAGGTCCTGGGCGCCGATGTGCTGGCCGGGAGGGTGGGCTGGCTGACGGCCCTGGTCGAGAGCATGTGCACGTCAGTGACCGGCACCCGCTGGAACCGTCCGGACCTGGCCCAACTCGCCTGCGGGCGGGACCGGTCGGGGCAGCGGCTGCCGTCGAACGCGTGGATGGCGCTGCGGATGCTGGGCTGGGCGGCCACCGTGCCCGAAGGACTGTACGTTCCTGACCGGGTGCGGCGGGTCGCCGAGGAGCAGGCCGGGCGGGCGCTGCGCTCTGCCTGGTGGCGTACTCAGATCACCGACGCGGTACTGGCCACCTGGCCCACCGGCCCCGACGCCGATCCGATGCGGCGCACCGCGGGCGAGTGGGAGGCGCTGCGGGCCGCCTGTCCGGACGGGCAGGGTGTGGCGGCCTCGATCCTGCGCGCCCGCACCCGGCAGGTGGCCGCCTTCCACACCACGCATGGGCGGCTGCCCGCCGGTCTGTGTGAGCTGGAGGCGGCGCCGGGCGGCGGCCGTCAGGTGGTGCTGGCCGCCGCCGACAAGCAGCTGGCCACGCTGGCCCGCTGCGAGGACGACCCGGCCCGCTACGCGGTGCTGACCGTGCGCCTGCCGGTGCGGCCCGATCCGCGCACCCGGGGTGACTGGCACTCCGTGGTGATCCGGTTCCGGCTGCCGCCCACCATCCCCGTCACGGCCGCCCTGCACGCCCCGACCCTGCGCCTGCGCGGCGGACGCCTGCGCCTGGACGTCGCCCACACCACCGCCGTGCCCACGACCCGGCGCGACGGGCATGTGCGGGCGGTGGCCTTCGACTACGGGCTGAACACCCTCCTCACCGGCGGGACACTGACCCTGGCCGGCGGCACCCAGCCGACCGTGCACACGAACGGGCAGCCGGTGTTCTTCCGCCCGGACGGGGTGCTGGCCAAGGCCGACCGGCTGCGTGTGCTGGCCGAACAGCTCTGGGCCAAGGCCGCCCACCTGCGGTCCCTGACCGACGGCCACACCGCATCCGGGCTGCGCCCCGATCCGCTCACGACGGCGAAACTGGCGGTGCTGCGCACCGAGCACGCGCGGGTGAGCAAGCGTCGTACGCGGCTGAACGAGCAGCTCGCCAGGGCCGCCGCCCATTTCATGGTCGGCCACGCCCGCGCCGCGAGAGCGTCGGTGATCTACCTGGAGGACCTGCGGGACATGGAGGCCCGGGGCAAGGGCCGCACCCTCAACACCCGCCTCTCCTCCAGTGTGCGCGGACAGATCGTCACCCACACCCGCCACCAGGCCGCGAAATACGGCATCACGGTGGTCATCGTCCCCGCCCGCGGCACCTCCAGGTACTGCCCCAGATGCCTGAGCGCCTTCCGCCACCGCGCCGCCCCCGACCGCACCACACCGGGCTGGAAATGGGCGAGCTGCCCCAACACCGCCTGCGGATACAGCACCGACCGGGACGTCGCCGCCTGGCAGCGGATCGGCGCCCGCGGCCTGCAACACCAGCACACAACCGTCCTGGACCGCGCGAGTGGCACCTACGTGATCCGCCGCACGGCCCCGGAGCTGGACCAGCCGGTCCGGCACACCACCCACCCCAGGCCCGCCCCCGAGTCCGGTCCGCAGCACACTGCCGCGGACCGGACCAAAGCGGGCCCCACGAGAAACCGCCCTGTGCCCAGGCAGCGACGCAGGGCCCCCGCCCCACCCACAACACCCGCAGCGCAGACCGCTGCTGCGGGCCCGAGTGGAAAGCGTCCGGCGGGGCGGACGCCCCAGTCACCCACCCACCGCACCCAGCGGCGCGGACGGCGGCAGGCACCGCACACGATGAGCACCCCCACCCGGCACCAGCCACACGGGGCCAGACTCGGCGCAGGCTTC
- a CDS encoding BTAD domain-containing putative transcriptional regulator, with translation MAVARCRGSVNMWLIRESVDGSTAAPAIPSEALAGYEELRTRLAEELGLDPSPELAGLQRAMLRQDPELGATGQDLAPFRTRTHILAPFSTLVGREDEVAAVRKLLGNRRVTNSGPIGLGFLGVAVILPVSSGLLRLLRDLSGRGALCK, from the coding sequence ATGGCCGTGGCGCGCTGTCGCGGGTCGGTGAACATGTGGCTGATCAGGGAGAGCGTGGACGGAAGCACGGCCGCGCCGGCGATACCGAGCGAGGCGCTCGCCGGATACGAAGAGCTGCGGACCCGGCTCGCGGAGGAACTCGGTCTCGACCCGAGCCCCGAACTGGCCGGGCTGCAGCGGGCGATGCTCCGGCAGGACCCGGAGCTGGGCGCCACCGGTCAGGACCTTGCTCCTTTCCGCACCAGGACGCACATCCTCGCCCCGTTCAGCACGCTCGTCGGCCGGGAGGACGAGGTCGCCGCCGTACGCAAACTCCTCGGCAACCGGAGGGTCACTAACAGCGGACCGATTGGCTTGGGTTTCCTTGGTGTTGCTGTGATTCTTCCGGTCTCTTCGGGGCTCTTGCGGTTGCTGCGTGACCTTTCCGGGCGGGGTGCGTTGTGTAAGTGA
- a CDS encoding tetratricopeptide repeat protein, giving the protein MGLWSRGDGTDDDVEMMRIGNQLLHDRDWPGAAVAYRRAARSKDPRTAALSSITLGVAYARMGQVRRARRMWRRARAKGDPAVALIASMFLLKAAVDPSLGGAQEAALFELLDLDQADPSLSKDAMIRASNVKIAVSRARAQGTEESLAAAEFMRRAFEHERGGEVRKARELYQKVIDSGHPDHAPNAADALGLLLEEQGDLDGAEVAYRRAMASGHPEHVAWSAVRLGDLLVRRQDLRRAVAAYQQAMDTGDPTCAPVAADMLGTVLSVLGDVREARRAWEYAVRHGSADIAAAAREKLRKAAGAS; this is encoded by the coding sequence ATGGGGCTGTGGTCCCGGGGTGACGGCACCGACGACGATGTCGAGATGATGCGGATCGGCAACCAACTCCTCCATGACCGGGACTGGCCGGGTGCGGCGGTGGCCTATCGAAGGGCGGCCCGCTCGAAGGATCCCAGGACCGCGGCGCTGTCGTCGATCACACTGGGAGTGGCGTACGCCCGTATGGGGCAGGTCCGCCGGGCGCGCCGGATGTGGCGGCGTGCCAGGGCCAAGGGCGATCCGGCGGTGGCGCTCATCGCGAGCATGTTCCTGCTGAAAGCGGCGGTCGATCCCTCGCTCGGAGGCGCGCAGGAAGCGGCTCTGTTCGAACTGCTCGACCTGGACCAGGCCGATCCGTCCCTGTCGAAGGACGCCATGATCCGCGCGAGCAATGTGAAGATCGCGGTGAGCCGGGCCCGTGCGCAGGGGACGGAGGAGTCACTGGCCGCCGCCGAGTTCATGCGGCGCGCCTTCGAGCACGAGCGGGGCGGTGAGGTGCGCAAGGCGCGTGAGCTCTACCAGAAGGTGATCGACTCCGGCCATCCCGACCACGCTCCCAACGCGGCGGATGCGCTGGGCCTGCTGCTGGAGGAGCAGGGCGACCTCGACGGCGCCGAGGTCGCCTACCGCCGGGCGATGGCGTCCGGGCATCCCGAGCACGTCGCCTGGTCGGCGGTCCGGCTGGGGGACCTCCTCGTGCGGCGGCAGGACCTCCGCCGGGCCGTCGCGGCGTACCAGCAGGCCATGGACACCGGTGATCCGACGTGCGCGCCAGTGGCCGCGGACATGCTGGGCACCGTGCTGAGTGTTCTCGGCGATGTGCGCGAAGCGCGCCGGGCCTGGGAGTACGCCGTCAGGCACGGCTCTGCGGACATCGCCGCGGCGGCCCGCGAGAAGCTGCGGAAAGCGGCGGGCGCGTCCTGA
- a CDS encoding tetratricopeptide repeat protein, whose product MPDRVIADFAGPDEVSLTCCRSGVTERTGPFAFASPLGPQDRQHLRWYVEDRPDRPSGGDAARAELVEGRLADLGHRLYEALLGHERATAARALAGTAGCEFVVRSDDVTVLDLPWELLRAPEADAPLATAARGVTRCLPGAELDEVALPAERLRLLLVIGRPAGTADVRYRSIAKPLQECVTGVSASAELTVLRPPTLRALEQRLTEARDQGRPFSVLHFDVHGELTVDGGTLLLETDRGGPHRVTVSRLAQVVAAAGVPVVVLNACESGAVGAHLETSLAARLSLEGTPSVVAMGYRMKVTAAAEFTASFYERLLAGDDVTLAVRAGRRRLWEDAASHHGESPPPAGNWLIPVHYLRREARFPKLSARRELSMRGELSAGREPPARREPSARREPSARREPSARREPSARREPSARHAGSGPPPGEDPLIGRDDVFLSLELAARRHRVLLLHGMGGIGKSAAAAAFSRWWRDTGGVDDPRWVVETSFTRGPQSFRDLLDHIGRQIAPAPSTSGFSTREQWHAHVRGLLLTRRILLVWDGFETVGTMPGPDTAWSEADRRHLAALVRDIADEGRSTVLLTSRTHETWLGDIRRVRVPPLPDDEARQYTRSLDDGRTPPEEADVVERELAGHPLALREIRPLLTTAEPWAVLELLRGETPRSEPRLPPALTADVAHSFRHLPADVARFLTAVCLLPRTVTAEVLTRLSATRSGRFAGVTAATWADVLERAAAVGLLEDLGGGRYAKHPALSAFLAERWRAETGDDDRFRVEREQAIRELAQHEPNPAVRFLGESGAITGHALIDDQAAMVGMTQSFSVLRELRLWSGAEAELLPLRAFFDRIGLAGSIVGMTARFRARLDETELDETEPDATLTWPFRPGGLDGMVWFAVRHHYTPAPDQAGALVRACRKVVRLLERRPVSPRRQRRLLSVHHELARISRERANLTDAEQHARQALALAGDPGTWTDHDEDVLQIPFEPFVFAEEQSIRGEILGELSVIASQQKRWDVADTYLRQALAVAESVGDPRAIATALADLGSVTLRKGDLRGARRWYVRALARYTEYGARGRMAEIYGNLGDIASAELRLADAEDWYRRARGVLEQVDAPRDTAWNNFRLGGVCRDRGRLAEAEAWYRQALEGFESLNDGYRTAMVHDALGRTAFDLGDLDGARVRHKQAYGLFRRLGRRAEAEDSRAELRRLARLDR is encoded by the coding sequence ATGCCCGACCGTGTGATCGCCGACTTCGCAGGCCCCGACGAGGTCAGCCTGACGTGCTGCCGGTCCGGCGTGACCGAGCGCACCGGGCCGTTCGCCTTCGCCTCCCCCCTCGGCCCGCAGGACCGGCAGCACCTGCGCTGGTATGTGGAGGACCGCCCCGACCGGCCGTCCGGCGGCGATGCCGCGCGGGCGGAGCTCGTGGAGGGGCGCCTTGCGGACCTGGGACACCGGTTGTACGAAGCGCTGCTGGGGCACGAGCGCGCGACAGCGGCACGGGCACTGGCCGGTACGGCGGGCTGCGAGTTCGTCGTGCGTTCGGACGACGTGACTGTGCTCGACCTGCCGTGGGAACTGCTGCGCGCTCCGGAAGCCGACGCCCCGCTGGCCACGGCCGCGCGAGGCGTGACGCGGTGTCTGCCCGGTGCCGAGCTGGACGAAGTCGCCCTTCCAGCCGAACGGTTGCGCCTGCTGCTGGTGATCGGCCGCCCGGCCGGCACGGCGGACGTGCGCTACCGCTCCATCGCCAAGCCCCTGCAGGAGTGCGTCACAGGGGTGTCCGCATCGGCGGAGCTGACCGTCCTGCGGCCGCCGACGCTTCGGGCGCTGGAGCAGCGGCTGACGGAGGCGCGTGACCAGGGCAGGCCGTTCAGCGTGCTCCATTTCGACGTGCACGGGGAACTGACGGTGGACGGCGGGACGCTGCTGCTGGAGACGGACCGGGGCGGCCCGCACCGGGTGACCGTGTCGCGCCTCGCGCAGGTCGTCGCGGCGGCCGGAGTGCCGGTCGTGGTGCTCAACGCGTGCGAGTCGGGGGCGGTGGGCGCGCACCTCGAAACGTCGCTTGCCGCGCGGCTGTCCCTGGAGGGCACGCCGTCCGTGGTGGCCATGGGTTACCGCATGAAGGTGACCGCGGCGGCCGAGTTCACGGCGTCCTTCTACGAACGGCTCCTCGCCGGAGACGACGTGACGCTCGCCGTGCGCGCCGGGCGCCGACGTCTCTGGGAGGATGCCGCCTCGCACCACGGGGAGTCCCCGCCGCCGGCCGGCAACTGGCTGATTCCCGTGCACTATCTGCGGCGTGAGGCGCGGTTTCCGAAGCTGTCCGCACGGCGCGAACTGTCCATGCGAGGTGAACTGTCCGCGGGGCGGGAACCACCTGCGCGGCGCGAACCGTCCGCGCGGCGCGAACCATCCGCACGGCGCGAACCATCCGCACGGCGCGAACCATCCGCACGGCGCGAACCGTCCGCGCGGCACGCCGGAAGCGGTCCGCCGCCTGGAGAGGATCCGCTGATCGGCCGCGACGACGTGTTCCTGTCCCTGGAACTGGCCGCTCGCCGCCATCGGGTACTGCTGCTCCACGGCATGGGCGGAATCGGCAAGTCCGCCGCCGCGGCGGCCTTCAGCCGATGGTGGCGCGACACCGGCGGGGTCGACGACCCGCGCTGGGTGGTCGAGACCTCGTTCACCCGGGGCCCACAGAGCTTCCGGGACCTGCTGGACCACATAGGCCGCCAGATCGCCCCCGCCCCTTCCACGTCCGGCTTCAGCACGCGCGAGCAATGGCACGCGCATGTGCGCGGCCTGCTGCTGACCCGCCGGATCCTGTTGGTGTGGGACGGCTTCGAGACCGTCGGGACGATGCCCGGCCCGGACACGGCATGGTCCGAAGCCGACCGTCGGCACCTGGCCGCGCTCGTCCGTGACATCGCCGACGAAGGCCGGAGCACCGTTCTGCTCACCAGCCGGACGCACGAGACCTGGCTCGGCGACATACGACGGGTCCGGGTCCCGCCGCTGCCCGACGACGAGGCCCGGCAGTACACACGGTCCCTGGACGACGGCCGGACGCCCCCGGAGGAGGCGGACGTCGTCGAGCGGGAACTCGCGGGTCATCCACTCGCACTGCGCGAGATCCGGCCGCTGCTCACGACCGCCGAACCCTGGGCCGTACTGGAGCTGTTGCGCGGAGAGACCCCGCGCTCGGAACCGCGGCTGCCCCCGGCTCTCACCGCGGACGTCGCCCACTCCTTCCGCCACCTGCCGGCCGATGTCGCCCGGTTCCTCACCGCGGTCTGCCTGCTGCCCAGGACGGTGACGGCGGAGGTGCTGACCCGGCTGTCCGCCACGCGGTCCGGGCGGTTCGCCGGGGTGACCGCGGCCACCTGGGCGGACGTTCTCGAACGGGCCGCCGCCGTGGGCCTGTTGGAGGACCTGGGGGGTGGCCGGTACGCGAAGCACCCGGCCCTGTCCGCCTTTCTCGCGGAGCGGTGGCGTGCCGAGACCGGCGACGACGACCGTTTTCGAGTGGAACGGGAGCAGGCCATACGGGAACTGGCACAGCACGAGCCCAACCCCGCTGTGCGGTTCCTCGGTGAGTCGGGAGCGATCACCGGGCATGCGCTGATCGACGACCAGGCAGCCATGGTCGGCATGACGCAGTCCTTCTCCGTACTGCGCGAGCTCAGACTGTGGTCGGGGGCGGAAGCAGAACTGCTCCCTCTGCGGGCGTTCTTCGACCGGATCGGCCTCGCAGGCTCGATCGTCGGCATGACGGCCCGCTTCCGGGCAAGGCTGGACGAAACCGAGCTGGACGAAACCGAGCCGGACGCCACCCTCACCTGGCCGTTCCGCCCGGGCGGCCTGGACGGGATGGTGTGGTTCGCCGTACGCCACCACTACACACCGGCGCCCGATCAGGCGGGGGCACTGGTGCGCGCCTGCCGCAAGGTGGTCCGGCTCCTCGAGCGCCGGCCTGTGTCCCCCCGGCGGCAGCGGCGCCTGCTCTCCGTGCACCACGAGCTGGCGCGGATCTCCCGGGAACGGGCGAACCTCACCGACGCCGAGCAGCATGCTCGCCAGGCTCTCGCCCTCGCTGGCGATCCCGGTACCTGGACCGATCACGACGAGGACGTCCTGCAGATCCCTTTCGAGCCCTTCGTGTTCGCCGAAGAGCAGTCGATCCGCGGCGAGATCCTCGGTGAGCTGAGCGTCATCGCCTCCCAGCAGAAGCGGTGGGACGTGGCGGACACATACCTGCGACAGGCGTTGGCCGTAGCCGAGTCCGTAGGAGATCCTCGGGCCATCGCGACAGCCCTCGCCGATCTGGGCTCGGTGACCCTGAGGAAGGGAGACCTGCGCGGGGCCCGCCGCTGGTACGTCCGGGCCCTGGCCCGCTACACCGAGTACGGGGCCCGTGGCCGGATGGCCGAGATCTACGGCAACCTGGGTGACATCGCCTCCGCCGAACTGCGCCTGGCCGACGCCGAGGACTGGTACCGCCGCGCCCGGGGCGTCCTGGAGCAGGTCGACGCCCCGCGCGACACTGCCTGGAACAACTTCCGGCTCGGAGGGGTCTGCCGCGACCGTGGACGCCTGGCGGAGGCCGAGGCATGGTACCGGCAGGCGCTGGAGGGCTTCGAGTCGTTGAACGACGGATACCGTACGGCGATGGTCCACGACGCGCTCGGGCGGACCGCGTTCGACCTGGGCGACCTGGACGGCGCTCGCGTCCGGCACAAGCAGGCGTACGGACTGTTCCGCAGGCTGGGCAGGCGCGCGGAGGCCGAAGACAGCCGCGCCGAACTGCGACGGCTCGCGCGGCTGGACCGGTGA
- a CDS encoding ArsR family transcriptional regulator: MVLQELRIAVLAQREGAALEALATSLPQVSRHLARLRDAGLVTVERDGRRAYYQLKLERVRRIGDDLLTALFH; encoded by the coding sequence GTGGTCCTTCAGGAGCTTCGGATCGCCGTCCTTGCGCAGAGGGAAGGCGCTGCCCTGGAGGCTCTGGCCACGTCCCTGCCCCAGGTCTCCCGCCACCTCGCCCGGCTGCGCGACGCCGGCCTCGTCACGGTGGAACGCGACGGCCGGCGTGCCTACTACCAGCTGAAGCTGGAACGGGTACGCCGCATCGGCGACGACCTGCTCACAGCTCTGTTCCACTGA
- a CDS encoding IclR family transcriptional regulator, giving the protein MSEGRGVRGVKSAARTVALLELLAARGEQPSRLDQLAEDLGVPRSSMYQLLQTLVDCGWVRTDATGSLYGIGIRALLTGTSYLDGDRRIRAVRPYLDEASDALGETIHMARLDGPDVVYLATRESHEYLRTISRVGRRVPAHAGALGKALLAERPDDELPIGDGPLTALTENTRTDRAALLADLAQVRERGYSIDREETVTGIAGFGFALRYDAPATDAMSCSVPVARLTREHEVRIVSVMREVRAKIEAHLPPVPGIPDWR; this is encoded by the coding sequence ATGTCGGAGGGGAGAGGTGTCCGCGGTGTGAAGTCGGCGGCCCGGACCGTCGCGCTGCTGGAACTGCTCGCCGCGCGGGGCGAGCAGCCCTCGCGACTGGACCAGCTCGCGGAGGACCTGGGCGTGCCGCGCAGCAGCATGTACCAGCTGCTCCAGACCCTCGTCGACTGCGGATGGGTCCGCACCGACGCCACCGGCTCCCTCTACGGCATCGGGATCCGCGCCCTGCTCACCGGCACCAGCTATCTCGACGGCGACCGGCGCATCCGTGCGGTCCGGCCGTACCTCGACGAGGCGTCGGACGCGCTCGGCGAGACGATCCACATGGCACGGCTCGACGGCCCGGACGTCGTCTACCTCGCCACCCGCGAGTCCCACGAGTACCTGCGCACCATCAGCCGTGTCGGCCGCCGCGTCCCCGCCCATGCCGGCGCCCTCGGCAAGGCGCTGCTCGCCGAGCGCCCCGACGACGAACTGCCGATCGGGGACGGGCCGTTGACGGCCCTCACGGAGAACACGCGCACCGACCGTGCCGCACTGCTCGCCGACCTGGCCCAGGTGCGCGAGCGCGGCTACTCCATCGACCGCGAGGAGACGGTGACCGGCATCGCCGGCTTCGGCTTCGCCCTGCGGTACGACGCACCGGCCACCGACGCCATGAGCTGCTCGGTCCCGGTGGCCCGGCTGACCCGGGAACACGAGGTCCGCATCGTCTCCGTGATGCGGGAGGTACGAGCGAAGATCGAAGCCCATCTGCCGCCAGTCCCGGGCATACCCGACTGGCGCTGA
- a CDS encoding 5-dehydro-4-deoxyglucarate dehydratase yields MTGISAEAAGVAGVAQRLRDGMASGVLSFPLTNFRDDGGLDLDAYRAYLAVRLATAPGAVFPACGTGEFFSLDEDEYRAVVRTTVEVADGRLPVVAGIGYGWAQALRFARIAEEAGADAALVLPHYLVGAPQDGLVEQLRRIAEGTRLPLIAYQRGQVAFTADGLRRIARIPTVIGLKDGHSDLDRLQRLTLAAPDGFLFFNGAATAEIQARAYATVGVPAYSSAVHAFAPEIANAFFTALRDGDDAGVTTLLREFYVPLVELRDRVPGYAVSLVKAAARLRGFPVGPVRAPLTDPGPVDLADLEKVLDHGLSLVGTVRRPA; encoded by the coding sequence ATGACAGGTATCAGCGCGGAGGCCGCAGGGGTCGCGGGGGTCGCTCAGCGACTCCGTGACGGAATGGCGAGCGGGGTGCTGTCCTTCCCCCTCACGAACTTCCGGGACGACGGCGGCCTCGACCTGGACGCCTACCGGGCCTACCTGGCCGTCCGGTTGGCCACCGCACCCGGCGCGGTGTTCCCGGCCTGCGGGACCGGAGAGTTCTTCTCGCTGGACGAGGACGAGTACCGGGCGGTCGTGCGGACCACGGTCGAGGTCGCCGACGGACGGTTGCCGGTGGTCGCGGGCATCGGCTACGGCTGGGCGCAGGCGCTGCGCTTCGCCCGTATCGCGGAGGAAGCCGGCGCCGACGCCGCGCTGGTACTGCCCCACTACCTGGTCGGGGCCCCGCAGGACGGTCTGGTGGAACAGCTGCGCCGGATCGCCGAAGGCACCCGGCTGCCACTCATCGCGTACCAGCGCGGCCAGGTCGCCTTCACCGCCGACGGCCTGCGCCGGATCGCGCGGATCCCCACCGTCATCGGCCTGAAGGACGGCCACAGCGACCTCGACCGGCTCCAGCGCCTCACGCTCGCCGCGCCCGACGGCTTCCTCTTCTTCAACGGCGCCGCCACCGCCGAGATCCAGGCCCGCGCCTACGCCACGGTCGGCGTCCCCGCCTACTCCTCCGCCGTCCACGCCTTCGCACCCGAGATAGCGAACGCCTTCTTCACCGCGCTGCGGGACGGGGACGACGCGGGCGTGACCACGCTCCTGCGCGAGTTCTACGTCCCGCTGGTCGAACTACGTGACCGGGTGCCGGGCTACGCCGTCTCCCTGGTCAAGGCCGCCGCCCGGCTGCGCGGCTTCCCGGTCGGCCCGGTGCGCGCCCCGCTCACCGACCCCGGCCCGGTCGACCTCGCCGACCTGGAGAAGGTGCTGGACCACGGCCTGAGCCTGGTCGGCACCGTACGACGCCCCGCTTGA
- a CDS encoding gluconate:H+ symporter has product MPLLVVGISVLILLLLMTRLRLNGFAALLLVAVGVALVRGIPVATIPDVLSEGIGDQIGDTMLTIGLGAMVGRVMGDSGAAQRIAGKLLDAFGPRWVQVAMVVTAMLIGVTMFYEVAFIIIVPIAFTLVRVTGAKLLWVGLPMSIALSTMHSFLPPHPGPTAVAATFHASVGLTLFYCLFIAVPAGALIALTWPRLPFIKAMNPSIPKGLVSDREFTDEEMPGLGWSLFVALFPVVLIVAAAVTDMATSTESPFLHFVAFIGSAPIALLLTLCLAVWAFGPRIGRSLEDVGASCTSAAQAMAMILLVIGAGGAFKNVLVEGGISDYIKDATDGWSISPIVLAWLVAVILRIALGSATVAVVTASGVVLPLLAGSGVHPEMMVLAVACGSIACSHVNDPGFWLFKEYFNLSVIEAIKVRTTYTTVLAVLGLGGVLVAEWTLDVLSL; this is encoded by the coding sequence ATGCCTCTCCTCGTAGTCGGGATCAGCGTTCTGATCCTGCTTCTCCTCATGACCAGGCTGAGGCTCAACGGCTTCGCGGCCCTCCTGCTCGTGGCGGTCGGCGTCGCACTGGTCCGGGGAATCCCGGTGGCCACCATCCCCGACGTCCTCTCCGAAGGCATCGGGGACCAGATCGGTGACACCATGCTCACCATCGGACTCGGCGCCATGGTCGGCCGTGTCATGGGCGACTCCGGCGCCGCACAGCGGATAGCCGGCAAGCTCCTCGACGCCTTCGGCCCGCGGTGGGTCCAGGTGGCCATGGTGGTCACGGCCATGCTGATCGGCGTGACCATGTTCTACGAGGTCGCTTTCATCATCATCGTGCCGATCGCGTTCACGCTGGTCAGGGTCACCGGAGCGAAGCTGCTGTGGGTCGGCCTGCCGATGTCCATCGCCCTGTCCACCATGCACAGTTTCCTGCCGCCGCACCCCGGCCCCACCGCCGTCGCCGCGACCTTCCACGCCTCCGTCGGGCTGACGCTCTTCTACTGTCTGTTCATCGCCGTGCCCGCCGGCGCGCTCATCGCCCTGACGTGGCCGCGCCTTCCGTTCATCAAGGCGATGAACCCCTCCATCCCCAAGGGCCTGGTCAGCGACCGCGAGTTCACCGACGAGGAGATGCCGGGACTGGGCTGGTCGCTGTTCGTGGCGCTCTTCCCCGTGGTGCTGATCGTGGCCGCCGCCGTGACCGACATGGCCACCTCCACCGAGAGCCCGTTCCTGCACTTCGTCGCCTTCATCGGCTCGGCACCGATCGCGCTGCTGCTGACGCTGTGCCTGGCGGTCTGGGCGTTCGGGCCGCGGATCGGCCGGAGCCTGGAGGACGTCGGCGCCTCCTGCACCTCGGCGGCCCAGGCGATGGCGATGATCCTTCTGGTGATCGGCGCCGGCGGGGCCTTCAAGAACGTCCTCGTGGAAGGCGGGATCTCCGACTACATCAAGGACGCCACGGACGGCTGGTCCATCTCGCCGATCGTCCTTGCCTGGCTCGTCGCCGTCATCCTCCGTATAGCGCTCGGCTCGGCGACGGTCGCCGTCGTCACGGCCTCCGGCGTGGTGCTGCCGCTCCTGGCGGGCAGCGGGGTCCACCCGGAGATGATGGTGCTGGCCGTCGCCTGCGGTTCCATCGCGTGCTCCCACGTCAACGACCCGGGATTCTGGCTGTTCAAGGAGTACTTCAACCTCTCCGTCATCGAAGCGATCAAGGTCCGTACCACCTATACGACGGTGCTGGCCGTGCTCGGCCTGGGGGGCGTCCTGGTGGCCGAGTGGACCCTCGACGTCCTCAGCCTGTAA